A DNA window from Flavobacterium sp. contains the following coding sequences:
- a CDS encoding O-antigen ligase family protein: MKKFSLSYIYLILIHAIIALIVFAIPFLSKIYALLIPIVGLYIVTRNKNRNNEVLFVAAYLVGVEVFLRMTGGNFNNEYVKFCVIFFMLLGMIYSNFSINASIYGVFIIFLIPGILIAFTEAAIDTDIKKALVFNLSGPFCLAISSIYMFKRKIVFTDLQNILTIIGLPIITTVVYLFLYNPSVKDVVTGTSSNFETSGGFGPNQVSTILGLGMFIFFTQLILFSKTKIITMLNIVVLIFISYRGIVTFSRGGVLTGAAMIVSSLFYLYYFSNAKAKKKFILIFILIGSMGLGTWIYSSLQTRGLIEKRYANQDAKGRTKKDRLGGREAIMDADYKLFLDNPVLGVGAGIGKQLREESLGQAVAAHNEISRMLSEHGLFGIFGLLILFIVPFMTYINNRQHLYFLSFFLFWLLTINHAAMRIAAPAFVYAMMLLHVQIQIPEKTEI, encoded by the coding sequence ATGAAAAAATTTTCTTTGTCATACATATATTTAATCTTAATTCATGCGATAATCGCATTGATCGTTTTTGCAATTCCGTTTTTGTCAAAAATATATGCTCTTTTAATTCCTATCGTAGGATTATATATTGTTACCCGTAATAAAAACAGAAACAATGAAGTTCTTTTTGTTGCTGCATATTTAGTAGGTGTTGAGGTTTTTTTAAGAATGACAGGGGGGAACTTTAATAATGAGTACGTAAAGTTTTGCGTCATTTTTTTTATGTTACTAGGAATGATATATAGCAACTTTTCCATAAATGCTTCAATTTATGGTGTTTTCATTATTTTTTTAATCCCAGGTATTTTGATAGCATTTACTGAGGCTGCTATCGATACAGATATTAAAAAGGCTTTAGTTTTTAATTTATCTGGTCCATTTTGCTTAGCGATTTCTTCAATATACATGTTTAAAAGAAAAATAGTTTTTACAGATCTACAAAATATTTTAACCATAATTGGACTGCCAATAATTACCACAGTAGTTTATTTATTTTTATACAATCCGAGTGTAAAAGATGTAGTTACAGGAACTAGTTCAAATTTTGAAACATCGGGGGGATTTGGTCCCAATCAGGTTTCAACAATATTAGGATTGGGAATGTTTATTTTTTTTACACAGTTGATTTTATTTTCAAAAACGAAAATAATTACAATGTTGAATATTGTAGTTCTAATCTTTATTAGTTATAGAGGAATAGTTACTTTTTCCAGAGGTGGTGTTTTAACAGGCGCTGCAATGATTGTGAGTTCGCTTTTTTACTTGTATTACTTTTCCAATGCAAAAGCTAAAAAGAAATTTATCTTGATTTTTATTTTGATAGGTTCTATGGGATTAGGAACCTGGATATATAGTTCATTACAGACAAGAGGACTTATAGAAAAACGTTATGCTAATCAAGATGCAAAAGGAAGAACAAAAAAAGATAGATTAGGAGGACGAGAAGCTATTATGGATGCTGATTATAAACTTTTTCTCGACAACCCTGTTTTAGGCGTTGGTGCTGGAATAGGAAAACAACTCCGGGAAGAATCTTTAGGGCAGGCAGTTGCAGCACATAACGAAATATCACGTATGTTGAGTGAACATGGTTTATTTGGGATTTTTGGTCTTTTAATTTTATTTATAGTTCCCTTCATGACTTATATTAATAATAGACAGCATCTCTATTTTTTATCTTTCTTTCTTTTTTGGCTTTTAACAATAAATCATGCTGCAATGCGAATAGCCGCCCCAGCTTTTGTATATGCAATGATGCTTTTACATGTTCAAATACAAATTCCTGAAAAAACAGAAATCTAA
- a CDS encoding glycosyltransferase: MRILQLIDSLESGGAERMAVNYANTLAKKISFSGLTATRKEGELIHQIDKNVSYLFLNKKRKIDLKAIFKLRKYIVENKITIIHAHSSSFFTAVLVKLTLLKIKIVWHDHYGTRFKESWKENKVLIPLSVFFSSIFVVNYQLRDWSQKKMLCKRVVFIPNFAIKENNVDEITNLKGVDGKRIVFLANLKNPKNHILMLKAFLDLKLQESEWTLHLIGRDYFDEYSVLLKNFIDSNKLEKHIHLYGERKDIQFILSQAEIGVLTSTEEGFPVTLLEYATNKLGVVSTNVGFCPEVIKNEITGLLFNPLNDFELKNQLQKMINDKVFRKDMADKLKVLGDNNYSKEVAVEKLLSEYKRLNQ; this comes from the coding sequence ATGAGAATACTACAATTAATAGATTCCCTAGAGTCTGGTGGAGCAGAAAGAATGGCTGTTAATTATGCAAATACACTTGCAAAGAAAATAAGCTTTTCAGGATTAACTGCTACAAGAAAAGAAGGTGAATTAATTCATCAAATAGATAAAAATGTTTCCTATTTGTTTTTAAATAAAAAAAGGAAAATAGATTTAAAAGCAATTTTTAAATTAAGAAAATATATAGTAGAAAATAAAATTACAATTATTCATGCCCATAGCTCGTCATTTTTTACTGCTGTATTAGTTAAACTAACATTGTTGAAAATTAAGATTGTTTGGCATGATCATTATGGTACACGATTTAAGGAGTCATGGAAAGAGAATAAAGTTTTGATTCCATTATCTGTATTTTTTTCTTCCATTTTTGTAGTTAATTACCAATTAAGAGACTGGAGCCAAAAAAAAATGCTTTGTAAGAGGGTCGTTTTTATTCCTAATTTTGCAATAAAAGAGAATAATGTAGATGAAATTACAAATTTGAAAGGTGTAGACGGAAAACGAATTGTTTTTTTGGCAAATTTAAAAAATCCTAAAAACCATATTTTAATGCTTAAAGCTTTTTTAGATTTAAAGTTGCAAGAATCAGAGTGGACACTGCATTTAATAGGAAGAGATTATTTTGATGAATATTCAGTCTTGCTGAAAAATTTCATAGACTCTAATAAATTAGAAAAACATATCCATTTATATGGTGAAAGAAAAGACATTCAATTTATTTTATCTCAGGCAGAGATTGGTGTTTTAACTTCCACAGAAGAAGGATTTCCTGTAACTTTATTAGAATATGCGACAAATAAATTAGGAGTGGTTTCAACAAATGTTGGGTTTTGTCCTGAGGTTATAAAAAATGAAATAACAGGATTGTTATTTAATCCTTTAAATGATTTCGAATTGAAAAATCAACTGCAAAAAATGATAAATGATAAGGTTTTTAGAAAAGATATGGCAGATAAATTAAAAGTGTTAGGTGATAATAATTATTCAAAAGAGGTAGCGGTCGAAAAATTACTATCAGAATATAAAAGATTAAATCAATGA